Part of the Bacillus andreraoultii genome is shown below.
TTTTTCGATACCTTATATTTTGGCAATGGTTAGTATAATATTATTGGTGATTGGATATATAAAACTTGATAAATCGAAGGTAAAATCATCTTCCAACTTAACATTTATTCAGATTCTAACCATCATAATATTGATAATAAGTGTACTTATAAACAGTTTTCTTTTAATTGCAGGAACATCAGGTATTTAACGAATGCATTGTTAAAAATTCAAATGCATCTTTTAAGAATTAATGGGCAGGAAATGAAGTGAAGCCGAGTTATCGACTTCACTTTTGTGGATAGGTGTTTAAGTGGCGATTCCCAAAAAAATGATACACAAGGGTCTCGGTAGTGGAGCATATCGGGGCTCGAACTGTATCTTCACTGGTAGTCTGAGAGAGTAGTTTCCGATAGTTCCTTTTTTACTTTCAAAAAGGACTTTGAGTATAGGACTGATTTACTGTATGCGCCCTTCAATCTGCTCTAGTGTTTCATAACCAATGACCTATCATATTTCCGCATGTTCAATTTGGATAGGGAAAATCTGTTAAATTGGAAGACTCATTGTTATGGTTCGATCAGTAAATCCTAGTTTTTCATATAGTTTAATTGCTTGGTTTCCAGCGAATACACTTAAACGTACTTCTGAATATCCCTTTTGCTTGAAGTGTTCGATACTTTTTTCTATCAATCGCTTTGAAATACCATTACCTCTAAATTCTTCTAATACAAACAGCTCGTAAATGAATCCGAATGTTTTTCCGTCAAATTGATCTTTACTTTCCCCTATGAGTATCCAACCCAAAAGATGATTATCTTTATTAGCTATCAAATAATAACATTCTTTTTGTAATAAAGGTTCAACAAGTTGTTTCACTTTTTCTTCTGACGGTTTTACTTGACCTAACGTACCAGCGAATATTGCCTGTGGTCCAAGGGAAAGGATTTCTTTCAACTCTAATTCGTTCGGTTTCCTTATTTCCATTGTTTTTGTTCCCCCCGCTTCCTACAATGTGATATGCCACCGATTTATGAATATACTTATAGATTATCAGATAACTGGAATAATAGTGGAATAAATTTAAAATATATTGTGATATTGGGGTATATGGAATTAAACTAATGTTATGAAGTCTTTCATACTTAAACAATTGAAGAATTCAAAATGAAATGGTGTGATGAGTGTGAAGTATTTTGTGAAAGAAAGGATTAGCGAGGAACTAAGAAAACAAATAAAAATAAATAGACATATTATTGGAGTTGCAGCAGGTTCGGGTCTAACCGCAAAATATGCTGAAGAAGGCGGTGCTGATTTTATTTTAGCACTTAGTTCTGGCATTTTTCGCCAAAAAGGATTAAGTTCTCTTGCTGCATATTTGCCATTTTTAAATAGTAACGACACAGTGATGGAATTTGGGTTGAAGGAATTACTACCGAGAATAAAAATCCCTGTTATATTCGGTTTCATGGCCACAGACCCAACAAAAAATTCAGAAACATATATTCGTCAAATCAAGGAAAGAGGTTTTGCAGGAATTAATAATTATCCTACAATTGGTTTGGTTGATGGTATATACAGAGAAGTATTGGAAGAACAAGGGATTTCCTATAAGCAGGAAGTGGAGAGTATTTCCATTGCCAATAAATTGGGACTGTTTACAGTTGCTTTTGTATTTGATAAAGAACAAGCGATTCAGATGGTGGATGCAGGGGCAAATATGATTTGTTTACATTTAGGATTAACAACTGGAGGTAAACTCGGTTCAAAACAAATTCAATCATTACAAACGGCAAAAAATTTAGCAAGAGATATTTTTGAAGTAGTTTCAGAGAGAAATCCGAATACGATAAAAATGGTATATGGTGGACCTGTGAATAAACCAGTTGATGTTCAATTTATTTATGATGGAACCAATATTGATGGCTATATTGGTGGTTCTGTCTTTGAAAGAATACCTACAGAACAAGTCGTTATGCAAGTAACAGAATCCTTTAAAAAAACTAATGATGTAAAATATGAGGAACTTATTGAAAAAATCATAAGTGGGTTTACTACATCGGAAGATTATATTGATTTTATAAAAAGATATATAAGTCTTCACTATAAGGATGAAATATCTTTAAATGAAATATCAGCGATTCTTCATATATCTAGATCGTATTTAAGTACTTTATTCAAAAAGAATGTTGGGGTTTCGTTTACTGATT
Proteins encoded:
- a CDS encoding GNAT family N-acetyltransferase, giving the protein MEIRKPNELELKEILSLGPQAIFAGTLGQVKPSEEKVKQLVEPLLQKECYYLIANKDNHLLGWILIGESKDQFDGKTFGFIYELFVLEEFRGNGISKRLIEKSIEHFKQKGYSEVRLSVFAGNQAIKLYEKLGFTDRTITMSLPI
- a CDS encoding phosphoenolpyruvate hydrolase family protein is translated as MSVKYFVKERISEELRKQIKINRHIIGVAAGSGLTAKYAEEGGADFILALSSGIFRQKGLSSLAAYLPFLNSNDTVMEFGLKELLPRIKIPVIFGFMATDPTKNSETYIRQIKERGFAGINNYPTIGLVDGIYREVLEEQGISYKQEVESISIANKLGLFTVAFVFDKEQAIQMVDAGANMICLHLGLTTGGKLGSKQIQSLQTAKNLARDIFEVVSERNPNTIKMVYGGPVNKPVDVQFIYDGTNIDGYIGGSVFERIPTEQVVMQVTESFKKTNDVKYEELIEKIISGFTTSEDYIDFIKRYISLHYKDEISLNEISAILHISRSYLSTLFKKNVGVSFTDFLIDFRLNRAIEIYREKKMPLTTIAELVGYSNYAQFSKIFKKRKGVSPREFVKSNITTS